A genomic window from Solanum dulcamara chromosome 11, daSolDulc1.2, whole genome shotgun sequence includes:
- the LOC129872151 gene encoding auxin response factor 8-like, whose amino-acid sequence MKLSTSRMGQQAAEGEKKCLNSELWHACAGPLVCLPTVGSRVVYFPQGHSEQVAATTNKEVDAHIPNYPNLPPQLICQLHNVTMHADVETDEVYAQMTLQPLTPEEQKDTYLPVEFGIPSKQPTNYFCKTLTASDTSTHGGFSVPRRAAEKVFPPLDFSQTPPAQELIARDLHDVEWKFRHIFRGQPKRHLLTTGWSVFVSAKRLVAGDSVLFIWNEKNQLLLGIRRAIRPQTVMPSSVLSSDSMHIGLLAAAAHAAATNSCFTVFFNPRASPSEFVIPLSKYIKAVYHTRVSVGMRFRMLFETEESSVRRYMGTITGIGDLDPVRWANSHWRSVKVGWDESTAGERQPRVSLWEIEPLTTFPMYPSLFPLRLKRPLYPGTSSYQDCNNEAINRMAWLRGNTGELGPHSMNIQSFGMLPWMQQRVDSTILPNDINQHYQAMLATGLQSFGSGDLLKQQSMQFQQPVQYLQHASTDNSILHHHHQQQQQLMQQAVHQHMLPAQTQMLSENLQRQSQQQSNNQSEEQAHQHAYQEAFQIPHDQLQQRQPSNVSSSFLKADFADLNSKFSASVAPSGVQNMLGSLCSEGSSNSLNINRTGQSVIIEQPAPQQSWMSKFTQSQLNLCSNSSPLPAYGKDTSNPQENCSLDSQNQALFGANVDSSGHLLPTTVSNVTTTCADMSSMPLGASGYQNSLYGYVQNSSELLHNAGQIDPPNETHTFVKVYKSGCVGRSLDITQFHSYHELRRELGQMFGIEGFLEDPQRSGWQLVFVDRENDILLLGDDPWEAFVNNVWYIKILSPEDVQKLGKEEAESLNHGAVERMSSTSADDRDLISGMPSLGSLEY is encoded by the exons ATGAAGCTTTCAACATCAAGAATGGGTCAGCAGGCTGCTGAAG GAGAGAAAAAGTGTTTGAACTCAGAGCTATGGCATGCGTGTGCTGGTCCTCTGGTGTGCTTACCAACGGTGGGAAGTCGTGTTGTTTACTTTCCTCAGGGTCATAGTGAACAG GTAGCTGCAACAACTAATAAAGAAGTTGATGCACATATACCCAATTACCCAAATTTACCGCCACAGTTGATCTGTCAACTCCACAATGTCACAATGCAT GCAGATGTTGAAACAGACGAAGTATATGCTCAAATGACTTTGCAGCCTTTAACGCCG GAAGAACAAAAAGATACATATCTTCCCGTTGAGTTTGGAATTCCTAGCAAGCAGCCTACTAACTATTTTTGTAAGACGCTGACTGCAAGTGATACTAGCACGCATGGTGGCTTTTCTGTCCCTCGTCGTGCCGCAGAGAAAGTTTTTCCTCCTCTG GATTTCTCGCAGACACCACCTGCCCAAGAACTAATTGCAAGGGATCTGCATGATGTTGAATGGAAGTTCAGGCATATTTTCCGAG GACAGCCTAAACGACATCTTCTTACTACTGGTTGGAGTGTGTTTGTTAGTGCCAAAAGGCTTGTTGCTGGAGATTCTGTTCTTTTCATTTG GAATGAGAAAAATCAACTTCTTCTGGGAATTCGGCGCGCAATTCGACCCCAGACTGTGATGCCTTCATCAGTTCTATCTAGTGATAGCATGCACATCGGATTACTTGCTGCTGCTGCTCATGCTGCTGCTACTAATAGCTGTTTTACTGTCTTTTTTAACCCAAG GGCTAGCCCATCCGAGTTTGTTATACCTCTTTCAAAATACATCAAAGCTGTATATCACACACGCGTTTCTGTTGGGATGCGTTTTCGGATGCTATTTGAAACTGAAGAATCAAGTGTTCGAAG ATACATGGGCACAATTACTGGGATTGGTGACTTAGATCCAGTTCGCTGGGCAAACTCTCACTGGCGGTCTGTCAAG GTTGGTTGGGATGAGTCAACTGCAGGAGAGAGGCAACCAAGGGTCTCATTATGGGAGATTGAGCCTTTGACAACTTTTCCGATGTATCCATCTCTTTTTCCTCTTAGGCTAAAGCGGCCTTTGTATCCAGGAACCTCATCTTACCAAG ATTGTAACAATGAAGCCATTAATCGAATGGCATGGTTAAGAGGGAATACTGGTGAGCTAGGACCTCATTCGATGAATATACAGTCTTTTGGCATGCTTCCTTGGATGCAACAGAGAGTCGATTCAACAATTCTCCCAAATGATATTAATCAGCACTATCAAGCTATGCTGGCTACTGGCTTGCAAAGTTTTGGGAGTGGAGATTTGCTGAAACAGCAATCAATGCAGTTTCAGCAGCCTGTCCAATATCTCCAACATGCAAGTACTGATAATTCCATTctgcatcatcatcatcagcaGCAGCAGCAATTAATGCAGCAAGCAGTGCATCAGCATATGCTGCCTGCTCAAACCCAAATGCTGTCAGAGAACCTTCAAAGGCAATCACAGCAACAATCCAATAATCAATCAGAGGAACAGGCTCACCAACACGCTTACCAAGAAGCATTCCAAATCCCACACGACCAACTCCAGCAGAGGCAACCATCAAATGTTTCCTCTTCATTTTTGAAAGCTGATTTTGCAGATTTGAACTCAAAGTTTTCGGCATCTGTTGCTCCTTCAGGCGTGCAAAATATGCTAGGTTCTTTGTGTTCTGAAGGAAGTAGTAATTCATTGAATATCAATAGAACTGGTCAGTCTGTGATCATAGAGCAGCCGGCCCCCCAACAGTCCTGGATGTCAAAATTTACGCAGTCACAACTAAATCTGTGCTCCAACTCGTCACCACTCCCAGCATATGGGAAAGATACTTCCAATCCTCAGGAAAATTGTAGCTTGGATTCCCAGAATCAAGCGCTTTTTGGTGCTAATGTTGATTCTTCAGGGCATCTCCTTCCGACCACAGTGTCTAATGTTACTACTACTTGTGCTGATATGTCCTCAATGCCACTTGGGGCTTCTGGATATCAGAATTCTCTATATGGTTATGTGCAAAACTCTTCTGAGTTGTTGCACAATGCAGGACAAATTGATCCACCAAATGAAACCCATACATTTGTCAAG GTTTACAAATCGGGGTGTGTTGGGAGGTCACTGGATATCACCCAGTTCCACAGCTATCATGAGCTGCGACGGGAATTGGGGCAGATGTTCGGTATTGAGGGGTTCCTTGAAGACCCTCAAAGATCAGGCTGGCAGCTTGTATTTGTTGACAGGGAGAATGATATCCTTCTCCTTGGAGACGACCCATGGGA GGCGTTTGTCAATAACGTCTGGTATATAAAAATCCTTTCACCTGAAGATGTGCAGAAGCTGGGAAAGGAAGAGGCTGAATCCCTGAACCATGGAGCAGTTGAAAGGATGAGCAGCACTAGTGCTGATGATCGAGATCTTATTTCTGGAATGCCATCTCTAGGATCGCTAGAGTACTGA